From a region of the Saccharomycodes ludwigii strain NBRC 1722 chromosome VII, whole genome shotgun sequence genome:
- a CDS encoding uncharacterized protein (similar to Saccharomyces cerevisiae YKL062W | MSN4 | Multicopy suppressor of SNF1 mutation (paralog of YMR037C | MSN2)), whose amino-acid sequence MSNLSDLLTSNKNNDSASNNINNNTSIVDHAAGIKASDNIISKKPISTVASAKSRRRGRGKSIKPIHPVTITPITPGATPTCTSITSNDNTKVYPCLQCKNTQRTFSRLEHLQRHIRSFHTDLKPYKCGKCYKEFVRKDLVQRHLKKIHKLLTLDLQNEHIISVELRNSITAKKIETDSNDASSSTSSSSGSSSISSATDSGSGINNCNNIEMVPITPSSSITNLAMLGNKSSIYHGTTSSTIKLTPFLKEYKKFLMKLFNEFFTIEILKVVEKNHVLINKRLAALLLTVESATDKTVFFKFGSKTNNNKKMVKNYFILALTFGIIHSATADVTANNNTTRYITDAIISTLINKSNKKIIDSLILVSYEIKYNFFDHQYYDTLNNILYQLLLSNNTSITTTSSMTPLQYTLIFHNLEDPQQAMQLWKPRDTNYYYSVDLMYFKMLSDVNEINENDLLQLWEVYSSSADSLNNLDGFDRLFSVNSVYKLTDIGGLPNFPVIPDYYSVDGDGFGVWNLEYYLRILWLTINCVPNNNSNRLILIKHIGVLVLYNILLTTPVVEQQEDNFDFNNNVQAIQAIKHFMNHSTIGNGFFNWNVLMTELSSNTIPILAQIWNDFYPLKHFSGGIMNKFQQVVNYFHNFLGNNSSTGFGSIVNTNSNSRYGNRKNSICSNSSISSSPSVIFPSLFANTTSSVISDSSTVNSFTAPAFGGNSGNDHTSPGSSNFSSNNGSSTKVYSFLPNIASRLSNSPAYDSPSPGGGEPQSTGITANNISNHNSSSNFLNAPPASPSNSITLSPIITSSHQLVTVEDETEEGSLKLDRSATPTIYNKSFTNNKNSAGNLLSIRSSSLGGIGNNEGVKINSSFINNGGAGTSTSNTTTSATPILPPLIMTAPISNTTNNSIANGNNHFDGFYHAQQQNRYQYFNTNSVISPPFIGNSNNNLFTSNNNNSSISTATNVTSASNTANDNTNNKKGKGSFSSKNLQTIRY is encoded by the coding sequence atgtccAACTTATCAGATTTATTAACTAGCAATAAGAATAACGATAGCgctagtaataatattaataataacacttcTATAGTTGATCACGCGGCTGGTATCAAAGCATCcgataatattatttcgAAAAAACCTATTTCAACGGTAGCAAGTGCAAAAtcaagaagaagaggaagaggaaagAGTATTAAACCTATACATCCCGTCACTATTACACCCATTACTCCCGGTGCCACTCCTACCTGTACCTCTATTACTAGTAATGATAACACCAAGGTTTACCCCTGTTTGCAATGTAAGAATACTCAAAGGACCTTTAGTAGATTGGAACACTTACAAAGACATATAAGGAGTTTCCATACTGATTTAAAGCCATACAAGTGCGGAAAATGTTATAAAGAGTTTGTTAGAAAGGATTTGGTACAACGTcatttgaaaaagattCACAAGCTATTGACACTTGATTTACAGAATGAGCATATCATCAGTGTGGAATTGAGAAATAGTATAACTGCCAAGAAAATTGAAACGGATAGTAATGATGCTAGTAGTAGCactagtagtagtagtggCAGCAGTAGTATTAGTAGTGCTACTGACAGTGGTTCTGGTATTAACAATTGCAACAACATTGAAATGGTTCCTATTACCCCTAGTTCATCAATTACAAATTTAGCTATGCTGGGTAACAAAAGTTCTATTTATCATGGCACTACGTCTAGCACCATCAAACTTACACCCTTTTTAAAGGAATATAAGAAGTTCTTAATGAAATTgtttaatgaattttttaccattgaaattttgaaaGTTGTCGAAAAAAATCACGTTTTGATCAATAAAAGATTAGCTGCATTACTATTGACAGTAGAGAGTGCCACTGATAAAACCgtttttttcaagtttggctctaaaacaaataataataagaaaatgGTTAAAAACTATTTCATATTAGCATTGACATTCGGGATAATACACTCTGCTACGGCTGATGTAACCGCTAATAACAACACCACAAGATATATTACCGATGCTATCATTTCCAcgttaataaataaatcaaacaaGAAAATCATAGATTCTTTGATTCTAGTGTCGTATGAGATCAAgtacaatttttttgacCATCAATATTATGATACGTTGAACAACATATTATACCAGTTGCTATTGTCTAATAATACAAGTATAACTACAACGTCTAGTATGACCCCATTGCAGTACACGTTGatttttcataatttgGAAGATCCTCAACAAGCAATGCAGTTGTGGAAGCCAAGAGATactaattattattatagcGTGGATTTGatgtattttaaaatgCTTTCCGATGTCaatgaaataaatgaaaatgactTGCTTCAACTTTGGGAAGTGTATAGCAGCAGTGCTGATAGTTTGAATAATCTGGACGGATTTGATCGTTTATTCAGTGTCAACAGCGTATATAAATTAACAGATATTGGTGGCTTGCCCAATTTTCCTGTAATTCCAGACTATTATAGCGTTGATGGTGATGGATTTGGTGTTTGGAATttggaatattatttaagaATTTTGTGGTTAACTATTAATTGTGTtcctaataataatagcaacagGTTAATTTTGATCAAGCATATCGGAGTTTTAGTATTATACAATATTCTACTTACCACACCAGTAGTTGAGCAACAAGAGGATAACTTTGACTTTAACAACAATGTTCAAGCTATTCAAGCAATCAAGCATTTTATGAACCATAGTACGATTGGAAATGGATTTTTCAATTGGAATGTCTTAATGACAGAATTGAGCAGTAATACTATCCCAATTTTGGCCCAGATATGGAATGATTTCTATCCTTTAAAACACTTTAGTGGCGGGATCATGAATAAGTTTCAACAAGTTGTTAACTATTTCCACAATTTTTTGggcaataatagtagtactGGTTTTGGCAGTATTGTTAAtaccaatagtaatagtagaTACGGTAACAGGAAGAATAGTATTTGTAGCAACTCCAGTATCAGCAGCAGTCCTTCAGTCATCTTTCCAAGTCTCTTTGCTAACACTACTAGTAGTGTAATTTCAGATTCTAGTACTGTGAACAGTTTTACTGCCCCGGCATTTGGCGGTAATAGTGGTAATGATCACACTTCTCCGGGTTCGAGCAACTTCAGCAGTAATAACGGCAGTAGTACCAAAGTTTACAGTTTTCTGCCTAATATTGCAAGCAGACTAAGCAATTCTCCTGCTTACGACTCGCCATCGCCCGGGGGTGGGGAACCACAATCTACCGGGATCActgctaataatattagcaATCACAATAGCTCaagtaattttttgaacGCTCCGCCCGCGTCGCCATCTAATTCTATTACGTTAAGTCCAATAATTACATCATCACATCAATTAGTTACCGTTGAAGACGAAACCGAAGAAGGGAGTTTAAAACTGGACAGAAGCGCTACACCCACAATTTacaataaaagttttaccaataacaaaaacagtGCAGGCAATTTGTTGTCCATAAGATCTTCTTCACTAGGGGGGATTGGAAATAATGAGGGGGTGAAAATCAATTCgagttttattaataacggTGGTGCTGGTACTAGTACTAGCAATACTACTACTTCTGCAACCCCTATTTTACCACCATTGATTATGACTGCACCAATATCTAATACTACCAATAATAGCATTGCTAATGGTAACAATCATTTTGATGGATTTTATCATgcacaacaacaaaatagaTATCAATATTTCAATACTAACAGTGTTATTTCACCCCCTTTTATCGGtaattccaataataatctttttactagtaataataataatagtagtattTCTACTGCAACAAATGTTACCTCCGCATCTAATACTGCAAATGATAACACTAACAACAAGAAGGGCAAGggatctttttcttctaagAATTTACAAACAATTAGGTAttaa
- the RPS22B gene encoding 40S ribosomal protein uS8 (similar to Saccharomyces cerevisiae YJL190C | RPS22A | Ribosomal Protein of the Small subunit | uncharacterized intron close to the beginning of the gene) has translation TRTSVLADALNAINNAEKTGKRQVLIRPSSKVIIKFLQVMQKHGYIGEFEYIDDHRSGKIVIQLNGRLNKCGVISPRFNVKISDIEKWTENLLPARQFGYIILTTSAGIMDHEEARRKHVSGKILGFVY, from the exons ACTCGTACTTCTGTTTTAGCCGATGCTTTAAATGCGATTAACAATGCTGAAAAAACTGGTAAACGTCAAGTTTTGATTAGACCATCTTCCAAagttattataaaatttttgcaAGTTATGCAAAAGCATG GTTACATCGGAGAATTTGAATATATTGATGACCACAGATCTGGTAAGATTGTTATTCAATTAAACGGTAGATTGAATAAATGTGGTGTTATTTCTCCTAGATTCAATGTTAAAATTAGTGACATTGAAAAATGGACCGAAAATTTATTGCCAGCCAGACAATTTGGTTATATTATCTTGACAACTTCAGCGGGTATTATGGACCATGAAGAAGCTAGAAGAAAACATGTTTCTGGTAAAATTTTAGGATTTGTTTATTAG
- the SPT4 gene encoding transcription elongation factor SPT4 (similar to Saccharomyces cerevisiae YGR063C | SPT4 | SuPpressor of Ty's) gives MSERACMLCGIIQKTSQFENKGCPNCQAIFDEANVTPIECTSPSFEGCIGMCKPNKSWCAKWLRLDNFQPGLYAIKVDGRLPVEVVDILPHYIPRDGSNVD, from the coding sequence atgAGTGAAAGAGCATGTATGCTATGTGGTATAATACAGAAGACCTCccaatttgaaaacaagGGCTGTCCAAATTGCCAGGCTATATTCGATGAAGCTAATGTTACGCCAATAGAATGTACTTCTCCCTCATTTGAAGGGTGCATAGGTATGTGTAAACCAAACAAATCATGGTGTGCAAAATGGTTAAGACTAGATAATTTCCAACCGGGTCTGTATGCTATTAAAGTAGATGGGAGATTGCCTGTCGAAGTGGTTGATATCTTGCCACATTATATTCCTAGAGATGGTAGTAATGTGGACTAA
- the COX18 gene encoding membrane insertase COX18 (similar to Saccharomyces cerevisiae YGR062C | COX18 | Cytochrome c OXidase): MTDDINSNNSNNDSENKSNPVTITFPKTLSKLISKIEEKSGLSWPLFVPASTIVLRTIFTLPLMIWQRKRLVRQQQLSTIIKATRPVLKLRLAAQSQTAGNASSLTADQITLLSIKETRKRQKKLFKENGVEMWKNTILPLVQVPLWISYSLGLRSLDDKILQQTASTSIFDNDLVINFADYPFLLPGILGTLALWNIEYNAKIYGLRQNSNAVNASNMVRAMGSIVTCLRFGAISMMCFSVQQPPLLVLYWITSQGYSAFMNWVLNKFWPYEKSI, translated from the coding sequence ATGACTGACGAtataaatagtaataatagcaataatgaCTCAGAGAACAAATCTAATCCTGTCACCATAACCTTTCCCAAAACGTTATCCaaattaatatcaaaaattgaAGAGAAATCAGGATTATCATGGCCTTTATTTGTTCCAGCCTCTACAATTGTACTAAGAACAATTTTTACATTACCATTAATGATATggcaaagaaaaagattagTTAGACAGCAGCAACTATCTACAATTATTAAAGCAACTAGGCCCGTACTGAAATTAAGATTAGCAGCACAATCTCAAACGGCTGGCAATGCAAGCAGTCTAACAGCTGATCAAATCACCCTTTTAAGTATCAAAGAGACTAggaaaagacaaaaaaaattatttaaagaaaacgGTGTGGAAATGTGGAAAAATACTATTTTACCATTAGTACAAGTTCCATTGTGGATCAGCTATAGTCTTGGTTTACGTAGTTTGGATGACAAGATATTACAACAAACGGCATCTACTTCTATTTTCGATAATGATTTAGTAATCAATTTTGCGGATTATCCCTTTTTGTTGCCTGGAATATTGGGTACTTTAGCTCTATGGAATATCGAATATAATGCCAAAATATATGGACTAAGGCAAAATTCTAACGCTGTGAATGCTTCAAATATGGTTAGAGCTATGGGTAGCATTGTAACTTGTCTAAGGTTTGGTGCTATTTCCATGATGTGTTTTAGTGTACAACAACCACCACTTTTGGTATTATATTGGATTACATCTCAAGGCTATTCTGCATTTATGAACTGggtattaaataaattctGGCCATATGAAAAGTCTATATAG
- a CDS encoding uncharacterized protein (similar to Saccharomyces cerevisiae YLR363W-A | protein of unknown function): MVQARLKLNKNKKSNRTTKRDHHNKSGLRKAAPLKLKPKSTKAGLHLHKLASKYSLTQATEKLVSAKVGHLELLKGTRKELEKKNKK, from the coding sequence atGGTACAGGCTAGattgaaattaaacaaaaataagaaatcAAATAGAACTACTAAAAGAGACCACCATAATAAATCAGGTTTACGTAAAGCCGCTCCATTAAAACTTAAACCAAAATCTACTAAGGCTGGTTTACATCTTCACAAGTTGGCCAGCAAATATTCCCTAACTCAAGCTACTGAGAAATTAGTATCAGCAAAAGTTGGTCATTTAGAGTTATTGAAAGGAACAAGGAAAgagttggaaaaaaaaaacaaaaaatga
- the ADE6 gene encoding phosphoribosylformylglycinamidine synthase (similar to Saccharomyces cerevisiae YGR061C | ADE6 | ADEnine requiring): protein MAVITLPGPQALSPFRVDNLAKQVLKSIDNTSKPKITSCYIHYVETLESLSDKDMFLLNALLVYDSPCPDEQLKSIISKNESPSVTSTLLRIVPRSGTISPWSSKATNIANVCGLKSKISRIERGLAIFIDTPASELNLNESTLKTCYDRMTQDLYINKSPNTSKIFHHESPRPLVTVDLEIKNHNKSTSRAILQKKNVEMGLALDDGEIDYLIDAFNQRSPTDVELFSFAQVNSEHCRHKIFNADWTIDGVSKQLSLFKMIKNTFEKCPDYTVSAYSDNAAVIDCDFGSPEVSKTCYFAPDFQTKEWKETLEQVQMLIKVETHNHPTAVSPFPGASTGSGGEIRDEGATGRGSKSKCGLSGFAVSDLLIPNNVQPWENDKIGKPSHIASALDIMIEAPLGSAAFNNEFGRPCINGYFRTLTTKVTNRDGEEEIRGFHKPIMLAGGLGAVRPQFALKNKPITPGSALIVLGGESMLIGLGGGAASSVASSDGNVELDFASVQRGNPEMERRCQQVIDACVSLDVKNPIQSIHDVGAGGLSNALPELVHDNNLGAVFDIRKVLSLEPGMSPLEIWCNESQERYVVGVAQKDLHVFEEICVRERAPYSVVGQSTLEQKLIVKDSLLNTTPIDLEMSVLFGKPPKMKRSCVTEDLRLQAPNLKPIDLSEAVDRVLRLPAVGSKSFLITIGDRTVTGLIDRDQFVGPWQVPVGDVGVTATSLSTDVKSCTGEALSMGERPTLALINAGSSAKMCVAESLLNILAADVKSLRHVKLSANWMSPASHKGEGAKLYEAVQSIGLDLCPDLGVAIPVGKDSMSMKMKWQDKEVTAPLSLNITAFAPVSNTSNTWTPLLTGTSEDELVLVDLGHKKLGGSALLQVFNQLGNEAPTVYNNKVFKGLCEAIIELHGYSDIVKAYHDRSDGGLLVTVLEMAFASKCGLEIKLPTLASSSESVLEDLFNEELGCVFQINHSKISEFVNIMEKHGVSKELIFVVGKSTSTKVQNIVIRDSADTVIFESTRGELMSKWGETSFLMQQLRDNPDTALEEYQSLRDDGNPGIHYDLTYSPVADLGISAVGNQEAKVAILREQGVNGQMEMAWCFQQAGFSTYDVTMTDLIEGRFNLDDFVGLAACGGFSYGDVLGAGAGWAKSVLFNENLRKQFDKFLNKRQDTFAFGACNGCQFLSRLSELIIPETPELWPTFERNKSEQYEARVCMVEITGDSPVFFGGMEGSKLPIAVAHGEGRAQFSDGKWAEQFIQNGLCGVKYINNYDQVTEKYPFNPNGSTNGIAGILSPNGRVLALMPHPERVCRLEANSYYPKDKYEEWGGYGPWIRLFRNARKWVFENSK, encoded by the coding sequence ATGGCTGTCATTACTTTACCAGGTCCTCAAGCTCTATCTCCATTCAGAGTAGACAACTTGGCCAAACAAGTTTTGAAATCTATTGATAATACTAGCAAGCCCAAAATTACCTCTTGCTATATCCATTATGTCGAAACATTAGAAAGTCTATCAGATAAAGATATGTTCTTATTGAATGCACTATTGGTTTATGATTCTCCATGTCCTGATGAACAACTGAAAAGTATCATTTCCAAAAACGAATCTCCTAGTGTTACTTCCACCTTATTAAGAATTGTTCCAAGATCAGGTACTATTTCTCCATGGTCTTCCAAAGCCACTAACATTGCCAATGTTTGTGGTTTGAAATCCAAAATCAGTCGTATAGAAAGAGGATTGGCTATTTTCATTGATACTCCAGCAAGTGAATTGAATTTAAACGAATCTACTCTAAAAACATGTTATGATAGAATGACTCAAGACTTGTACATCAATAAGAGCCCAAATACTTCTAAAATTTTCCATCATGAATCACCAAGACCATTGGTTACGGTCgatttggaaataaaaaatcacaATAAGTCAACTTCGCGTGCTATtttacaaaagaaaaacgtTGAGATGGGGCTAGCTTTGGATGATGGCGAGATTGATTACTTAATAGATGCTTTTAACCAAAGAAGTCCTACCGATGTTGAATTGTTTTCATTTGCCCAAGTTAACAGTGAGCATTGTCGTCACAAGATTTTCAATGCCGATTGGACTATTGATGGTGTTAGCAAACAATTAAGTTTGTTCAAAATGATTAAGAAtacttttgaaaaatgtCCGGACTACACTGTATCTGCTTACTCTGACAATGCCGCCGTTATTGATTGTGATTTTGGTTCCCCAGAAGTTTCCAAAACCTGTTATTTTGCACCAGATTTCCAAACTAAAGAATGGAAAGAAACTTTGGAACAAGTTCAGATGTTAATTAAAGTGGAAACCCATAATCATCCAACTGCAGTTTCCCCATTTCCAGGTGCTTCCACCGGTAGTGGTGGTGAAATAAGGGATGAAGGTGCTACTGGTAGAGGATCCAAATCCAAATGTGGGTTGTCCGGTTTTGCAGTGTCTGATTTATTAATTCCAAATAACGTACAACCTTGGGAAAACGATAAAATTGGGAAACCATCCCATATTGCCTCTGCTTTAGACATTATGATTGAAGCACCCTTGGGCTCAGCTGCTTTTAACAATGAGTTTGGTAGACCTTGTATCAATGGTTATTTCCGTACTTTAACCACGAAAGTTACCAATAGAGATGGTGAGGAGGAGATTAGAGGGTTCCACAAACCAATTATGCTTGCTGGTGGGTTGGGGGCTGTTAGACCACAATTTGCCCTAAAAAACAAGCCCATAACCCCAGGTAGTGCCTTGATCGTTTTGGGTGGTGAATCCATGTTGATTGGGTTAGGTGGTGGTGCCGCTTCATCTGTTGCTTCGAGCGATGGTAACGTTGAATTAGATTTTGCTTCTGTTCAAAGAGGTAACCCAGAAATGGAACGTCGTTGCCAGCAAGTTATTGATGCTTGTGTTTCCTTGGATGTTAAAAATCCAATTCAAAGTATCCATGATGTTGGTGCTGGTGGGTTGAGTAATGCTTTGCCAGAATTAGTCCACGATAACAATTTAGGTGCTGTTTTTGATATTCGTAAAGTTTTAAGTTTGGAACCAGGGATGTCCCCATTAGAAATTTGGTGTAATGAATCTCAAGAAAGATATGTTGTTGGTGTTGCCCAAAAAGATTTACACGTTTTTGAGGAAATATGTGTTAGGGAAAGAGCTCCATATTCTGTTGTTGGTCAATCTACTTTAGagcaaaaattaattgtCAAAGACTCTCTACTAAATACCACACCAATTGATTTAGAAATGAGTGTTTTATTTGGGAAGCCACCAAAGATGAAGCGTAGCTGTGTAACGGAAGATTTAAGATTACAAGCACCAAACTTGAAACCAATTGATCTGTCGGAAGCTGTTGACCGTGTTTTACGTTTGCCTGCAGTAGGATCCAAGTCTTTTTTGATTACTATTGGTGATAGGACTGTTACTGGTTTAATTGATCGCGATCAATTTGTTGGGCCATGGCAAGTTCCAGTGGGCGATGTTGGTGTCACTGCTACTTCTTTGTCCACTGATGTCAAGTCTTGTACTGGTGAAGCTCTAAGTATGGGAGAAAGACCTACGCTAGCGTTGATCAATGCTGGCAGCAGTGCTAAGATGTGTGTTGCCGAATCgttattgaatattttagCAGCTGATGTGAAATCACTAAGACATGTGAAATTAAGCGCTAATTGGATGTCTCCAGCATCTCATAAAGGCGAAGGTGCTAAGTTATACGAGGCTGTACAAAGCATTGGTTTAGACTTGTGTCCTGATTTGGGGGTAGCTATTCCAGTGGGTAAGGATTCTATGAgtatgaaaatgaaatggCAAGACAAAGAAGTGACCGCGCCATTGTCTTTGAATATCACGGCCTTTGCTCCAGTGAGCAACACTTCTAATACATGGACACCATTGTTAACAGGTACTTCAGAAGACGAGTTGGTTTTAGTTGATTTAGGACACAAGAAGTTGGGGGGCAGTGCGTTATTGCAAGTTTTTAACCAACTGGGCAATGAAGCACCAACTGTTTATAACAACAAAGTTTTCAAAGGGTTGTGTGAAGCTATTATTGAGTTACATGGGTATTCTGACATTGTTAAGGCATATCACGACAGAAGCGATGGTGGTTTACTTGTTACTGTATTGGAAATGGCGTTTGCTTCCAAGTGTGGTTTAGAGATTAAGCTACCAACTTTGGCATCTTCTTCTGAAAGTGTTTTGGAAGATTTGTTTAATGAGGAGTTGGGATGTGTTTTCCAAATTAATCACAGTAAAATTTCGGAATTTGTTAACATTATGGAAAAGCATGGCGTTTCCaaagaattaatttttgttgtgGGCAAATCAACCAGTACTAAAGTTCAAAACATTGTAATTAGAGACTCTGCAGATACAGTTATATTTGAATCTACACGTGGTGAATTGATGAGCAAATGGGGAGAAACCTCCTTTTTAATGCAGCAACTAAGAGATAATCCAGATACGGCCCTTGAAGAGTATCAATCGTTAAGGGACGACGGAAACCCTGGTATTCATTATGATTTGACATATTCTCCGGTAGCGGACTTGGGTATTTCTGCTGTTGGAAATCAAGAGGCCAAAGTTGCAATACTAAGAGAACAAGGTGTCAATGGTCAAATGGAGATGGCTTGGTGTTTCCAACAGGCTGGGTTTAGCACTTATGACGTTACAATGACGGATTTGATTGAAGGTAGATTCAACTTGGATGATTTTGTTGGTTTGGCAGCATGTGGGGGGTTCAGTTATGGTGACGTTTTGGGTGCAGGTGCTGGTTGGGCCAAGAGTGTTTTGTTCAATGAAAATCTAAGGAAACAATTTGATaagtttttgaataaaagaCAAGACACTTTTGCATTTGGTGCTTGTAACGGTTGTCAATTTTTAAGTAGATTGAGTGAATTAATTATTCCTGAAACACCTGAATTGTGGCCAACATTTGAAAGAAACAAGAGCGAACAATATGAAGCTCGTGTTTGTATGGTTGAAATTACTGGAGACAGTCCAGTTTTCTTTGGTGGAATGGAAGGCAGTAAGTTGCCTATTGCTGTTGCTCACGGTGAGGGACGTGCTCAATTTAGTGATGGTAAATGGGCGGAACAATTTATACAAAACGGGCTATGTGgtgttaaatatattaataactatGATCAAGTTACTGAAAAATATCCATTTAATCCAAATGGTTCAACTAATGGGATAGCGGGCATTTTATCGCCTAATGGGAGAGTACTAGCTTTAATGCCTCATCCAGAAAGAGTTTGTAGGTTAGAAGCCAATTCCTATTATCCAAAGGACAAATACGAAGAGTGGGGTGGTTATGGTCCATGGATTAGACTATTTAGGAATGCTAGAAAATGGGTCTttgaaaattcaaaataa
- the ERG25 gene encoding methylsterol monooxygenase (similar to Saccharomyces cerevisiae YGR060W | ERG25 | ERGosterol biosynthesis), which produces MSSVFSANSTLYHQLANIDGTKTFTQVLSNIKAVQPQLNIIEQYWASWYCYMNNDVLATGLMFFILHEFMYFSRSLPWFIVDCIPFFRRWKLQPTKIPTAREHWHCLKSVLLSHFLVEAIPIWTFHPMCEQLGITMEVPFPSWKTMAFEISLFFVLEDIWHYWFHRLFHYGVFYKYIHKQHHRYAAPFGLTAEYAHPVETLSLGFGTVGMPIIYCIYTGKLHLFTLCLWITLRLFQAVDSHSGYDFPWSLNKFIPFWAGAEHHDLHHHYFIGNYASSFRWWDYTMDTESGPEAKAEREERMRLKAEKKAKKDL; this is translated from the coding sequence ATGTCTTCTGTCTTTAGTGCTAACTCCACATTGTACCACCAATTAGCAAATATTGATGGTACAAAAACTTTTACTCAAGTCTTATCCAATATTAAGGCTGTCCAGCCacaattaaatataatcgAACAATACTGGGCCTCATGGTACTGTTACATGAACAATGACGTTTTGGCCACTGGTTTAATGTTTTTCATATTGCACGAatttatgtatttttcaAGATCTTTGCCATGGTTCATTGTCGACTGTATTCCCTTTTTCAGAAGATGGAAGTTACAACCAACAAAAATCCCAACTGCTAGAGAACACTGGCATTGTTTGAAGAGTGTTTTACTATCCCATTTCCTTGTTGAAGCCATCCCAATCTGGACATTCCACCCAATGTGTGAACAATTGGGTATTACCATGGAAGTACCATTTCCATCTTGGAAAACTATGGCTTTTGaaatttcattatttttcgTTTTAGAAGATATATGGCATTATTGGTTCCATAGATTATTTCACTACGGCGTATTTTATAAGTACATCCACAAACAACATCATCGTTATGCTGCTCCATTCGGTTTAACTGCAGAATATGCTCATCCAGTCGAAACTCTATCTCTAGGTTTCGGTACCGTTGGTATGCccattatttattgtatttataCTGGTAAATTGCACTTGTTTACTTTATGTTTGTGGATCACTTTAAGATTGTTCCAAGCAGTCGACTCTCATTCTGGTTATGATTTCCCATGGAGTTTGAATAAATTCATTCCATTCTGGGCTGGTGCTGAGCATCACGATTTGCATCATCATTACTTTATTGGTAATTATGCTTCCTCCTTTAGATGGTGGGATTACACTATGGACACTGAATCTGGTCCAGAAGCTAAAGCTGAGAGAGAAGAAAGAATGAGATTAAAGGCTGAAAAGAAAGCTAAAAAGGATTTgtaa